In a genomic window of Sutcliffiella sp. FSL R7-0096:
- a CDS encoding pullulanase — translation MRRFQRGMAVLLSVLLVVSMFAGYLPTKAVAATGDKRIAFSYERPDGKYDGWNLWVWGTGVKDDQIDFTEVKDGIAYADIAVSENADKVGFIVRKGDWEEKDFDGDRSIAVNKIDDITKVHVTSQQEKFVQFPDGSAPVVADGSADFFFRDKDLYAAGEMDKVEKVELSILGENYEMNAEPDKERFTYTVNDLPTGQHEYTYFVTVDGETKEVTDPYNTVNGKSVVEYLVSDLKVTGSVTPAKVDYNQNAVVKVDIHSETETKIREMSINLSEIGGKEKVAIDPALNELTVAVKQSVTAGVKTLPITAIDEFGNRYEGSATLEIQARTYTGEEADFDWDQSVVYFMLTDRFFDGDSSNNDPHGIGYDTSKSGTYQGGDFKGITQKLDYLDELGINTIWISPVVDNIKYDVRHNDGPDTPYYAYHGYWADNFGKLNPHFGSMDDFHEMIDKAHERGIKIMVDVVLNHTGYGLKPGDNSSVANFPTDEDRARFDGMLRDGGSDTIRGELAGLPDFLTENADVREQVVQWQTDWIEKSRTAKGNTIDYFRVDTVKHVEDTTWMAFKNALTKEMPEHKLIGEAWGASVNDDQGYLNSGMMDSLLDFEFKNYARDFVNGQLDAVQQKLEARNGKLNNTSTLGQFLGSHDEDRFLELVGGDLGKYQVAASLQLTAKGQPVIYYGEELGLPGKNNYPYYDNRQNMPWDDVEGNETLEHYKKVLDFRNENPNTFAKGDREKVAGSDNDKFLVFSRTYGENSVYVGLNTAATAKDVTLNFGSSEAVVTDHYSGHEYQANDQGQVTFTIPAMEDGGTVLLEVDGAGPPVEEEPTEPGKIGENTLRIHYQRTDNSYENLGLWLWGDVAAPSENWPSGGTPFEPGNVTDYGAYVDVELSEGAQNVGFLVLNRTNGDKDGGDKGVELFSPELNEVWIKQGSDEVFLYEPANLPENTVRIHYERTNADYDGWGLWNWEDVETPSDGWPNGAADAAGIGKYGAYYDIKLKEDANKIGFLFVNKQTGAQTGDMSFDMLKQYNQLFVKEGEDKVYTNPYGTVPLALVSGEVLSDKLISLTFTKTDRLDLDELKEQLEIKDVDGNNVPFTDMTIEGEKTIHVYGEFDLEKIPFTVTYGDRTISVKSGWKLIDEMYAYEGKLGAELHEDGTATLKIWSPKADNVSVVVYDKDDQNEIVDTIKMAKGDRGVWSVKLTKGNTGLDSLKGYYYHYEITHGDVTNLALDPYAKSMAAWNNEAGEKIGKAAIVDIGSIGPELDYADIPGFEKREDTIIYEVHVRDFTSDPNIGEDLKVQFGTFASFVEKLDYIQELGVTHIQLLPVMSYYFSNELESGERMLEYASTNTNYNWGYDPHSYFSLSGMYSENPEDPELRIKEFKNLINEIHKRDMGVVLDVVFNHTAQVHIFEDLVPNYYHFMDADGTPRTSFGGGRLGTTHEMSRRVLVDSIKHWVDEYKVDGFRFDMMGDHDAESIQIAFDEAKKLNPNIVMIGEGWVTFAGDEGEPVQAADQQWMQYTEAVGSFSDEFRNELKSGFGSEGQPRFITGGARNVQQIFDNIKAQPYNFEADQPGDVVQYIEAHDNLTLYDVIAQSIKKDPEIAENDLEIHKRIRVGNAMVLTSQGTAFLHAGQEFGRTKQWRAPATEAPYKSTYMTDSEGNPFVYPYFIHDSYDSSDIINRFDWEKATDAEKYPVNNVTRDYTKGLIELRRSTDAFRLGSRELVDSNVTMVKAPEIKEQDLVVAYRSVSTAGVEYYTFVNADTSSRTLTLEQDLTDGVVVVDADEAGMAGVSAPSGFELTAKGITMEPLTTVVIRVGEQEGMDPGDGDGTPGDGDGDGNTPPGNGNGNKPGTPPGKGGENPGKGSEKGKGKNDKTPPGKGGENPGKGNKLPYTATSSYNNMLLGTVMLVFGGVLFFWRRRVELKERA, via the coding sequence ATGAGAAGGTTTCAAAGGGGAATGGCTGTATTACTTTCCGTTCTACTAGTTGTTTCCATGTTTGCAGGCTATCTACCAACAAAAGCAGTGGCCGCAACGGGAGATAAGCGGATAGCATTCAGTTACGAACGGCCTGATGGGAAATATGATGGCTGGAATCTGTGGGTCTGGGGGACTGGTGTGAAGGATGACCAGATAGACTTTACAGAGGTTAAAGATGGCATTGCATATGCCGACATTGCAGTAAGTGAAAATGCGGATAAAGTTGGTTTTATTGTCCGCAAAGGGGATTGGGAAGAAAAGGACTTTGATGGGGATCGTTCGATAGCGGTCAACAAAATCGATGACATCACCAAAGTGCACGTAACAAGTCAGCAGGAAAAATTCGTGCAATTTCCTGATGGCAGCGCACCTGTTGTCGCGGACGGCAGTGCAGACTTCTTTTTCCGTGATAAAGACCTGTACGCAGCTGGTGAAATGGACAAGGTCGAAAAAGTCGAGCTATCCATTTTAGGTGAAAATTACGAAATGAATGCCGAGCCGGATAAGGAGCGTTTTACCTATACAGTAAACGACCTTCCTACGGGACAGCATGAATATACTTATTTTGTGACAGTGGATGGAGAAACGAAGGAAGTAACGGATCCATATAACACAGTGAATGGGAAATCCGTTGTGGAGTACTTGGTGTCAGATCTAAAAGTGACAGGTTCAGTTACCCCGGCTAAGGTTGATTATAACCAAAATGCTGTGGTGAAGGTGGACATCCACTCAGAAACGGAGACGAAAATCCGTGAGATGTCTATCAATCTATCAGAAATCGGCGGAAAAGAGAAGGTGGCCATCGATCCTGCACTGAATGAATTGACGGTCGCGGTCAAGCAAAGTGTGACAGCAGGTGTGAAAACTTTGCCTATCACAGCGATTGATGAATTCGGAAATCGTTACGAAGGGTCTGCAACATTAGAAATTCAGGCACGTACTTATACAGGTGAAGAAGCGGACTTCGATTGGGATCAGTCGGTTGTTTATTTTATGCTGACAGACCGTTTCTTTGATGGGGATTCTTCCAACAATGATCCGCATGGAATTGGCTATGATACAAGCAAGTCTGGTACATACCAAGGCGGGGATTTCAAGGGGATTACGCAAAAACTTGATTACTTGGACGAGCTTGGAATCAATACGATCTGGATCAGTCCGGTTGTCGATAACATTAAATATGATGTGCGACACAACGACGGACCGGATACGCCATATTATGCTTACCACGGCTATTGGGCGGACAATTTCGGGAAATTGAACCCGCATTTCGGTTCCATGGATGACTTCCATGAAATGATAGACAAGGCCCATGAACGCGGAATCAAAATCATGGTCGATGTCGTATTGAACCACACAGGTTACGGGTTGAAACCTGGTGACAACAGCAGTGTCGCAAACTTCCCGACAGACGAAGACCGTGCACGATTCGACGGAATGCTTCGAGATGGCGGTTCGGATACAATCCGCGGAGAGTTGGCTGGCCTACCGGATTTTCTAACGGAAAATGCGGATGTCCGTGAGCAGGTGGTGCAATGGCAGACGGACTGGATCGAAAAGTCTAGAACGGCAAAAGGCAATACCATTGATTATTTCCGTGTTGACACTGTCAAACATGTGGAAGACACCACTTGGATGGCGTTCAAAAATGCTCTGACAAAAGAAATGCCGGAGCACAAGCTGATCGGGGAAGCGTGGGGTGCAAGTGTCAATGATGATCAAGGCTACCTGAACAGCGGGATGATGGATTCTTTACTAGATTTTGAGTTTAAGAACTATGCACGTGATTTTGTGAACGGGCAACTAGATGCGGTCCAGCAAAAGCTGGAGGCCCGCAACGGCAAGTTGAACAATACATCAACACTAGGGCAGTTTTTAGGAAGTCATGACGAGGACCGATTCCTTGAGCTGGTTGGGGGAGATCTCGGGAAGTATCAGGTAGCGGCGTCCCTTCAACTGACGGCAAAAGGACAGCCTGTCATCTATTATGGAGAAGAGCTGGGCTTGCCTGGTAAAAATAATTATCCTTATTACGACAATCGCCAGAATATGCCGTGGGATGACGTGGAAGGCAATGAAACTCTAGAGCATTATAAAAAAGTTCTGGACTTCCGTAACGAAAATCCGAACACGTTTGCTAAAGGGGACCGTGAGAAGGTAGCGGGATCTGACAACGACAAATTCTTGGTTTTCTCCCGCACATATGGAGAGAATTCTGTTTATGTAGGGTTGAATACGGCAGCTACTGCAAAAGATGTTACCCTGAACTTTGGTTCCTCCGAAGCAGTGGTGACGGACCACTATTCTGGTCACGAGTACCAAGCAAATGATCAAGGGCAAGTAACCTTCACCATACCTGCAATGGAGGATGGGGGCACTGTTCTGCTTGAAGTGGATGGAGCAGGACCGCCTGTAGAGGAAGAGCCAACGGAACCGGGGAAAATCGGTGAAAACACTCTTCGAATCCATTATCAACGCACAGACAACAGCTACGAAAACCTTGGCCTATGGCTTTGGGGAGACGTGGCGGCCCCTTCTGAAAACTGGCCATCAGGTGGCACACCGTTTGAACCAGGCAATGTAACTGATTATGGTGCTTATGTCGATGTTGAGCTTTCAGAAGGCGCGCAAAACGTCGGATTCCTTGTACTGAACAGAACAAACGGGGACAAGGACGGCGGAGACAAAGGTGTTGAGCTGTTCAGTCCAGAATTAAATGAAGTATGGATCAAGCAGGGCTCTGACGAAGTATTTTTATATGAACCTGCCAACCTACCGGAAAACACGGTCCGCATTCATTATGAAAGAACGAATGCCGACTATGACGGATGGGGTTTATGGAACTGGGAGGATGTCGAGACCCCATCTGATGGCTGGCCGAACGGTGCCGCAGATGCTGCAGGCATTGGTAAATACGGTGCTTACTACGACATCAAGCTTAAAGAAGATGCAAACAAAATCGGCTTCCTATTTGTAAATAAGCAAACAGGGGCGCAAACGGGAGATATGAGTTTCGATATGCTGAAGCAATACAACCAACTTTTTGTAAAAGAAGGCGAGGATAAGGTCTATACGAACCCATACGGAACGGTGCCATTGGCGCTTGTGTCCGGGGAGGTCTTGTCAGACAAGTTGATTAGTCTTACTTTTACCAAGACAGATAGATTAGATTTGGATGAATTGAAAGAGCAATTAGAGATCAAGGATGTAGATGGGAACAATGTGCCTTTTACAGACATGACCATTGAAGGCGAAAAAACGATCCATGTCTACGGCGAGTTTGATTTGGAGAAAATTCCGTTCACCGTGACATATGGAGACCGCACCATTTCTGTAAAATCCGGCTGGAAGTTGATCGATGAAATGTATGCCTATGAGGGCAAGCTTGGCGCGGAATTGCATGAAGATGGAACGGCTACATTAAAAATATGGTCGCCAAAAGCGGACAATGTGTCTGTGGTGGTTTATGACAAGGATGACCAGAACGAGATTGTTGACACAATCAAAATGGCAAAAGGGGACCGCGGTGTCTGGTCTGTAAAGCTAACTAAGGGTAATACTGGCCTTGATAGTTTGAAAGGTTACTATTACCACTATGAAATCACACATGGTGATGTAACGAATCTTGCTTTAGATCCGTATGCCAAATCAATGGCAGCATGGAACAACGAAGCGGGGGAAAAGATCGGAAAAGCGGCGATTGTGGACATCGGCTCCATTGGGCCAGAGCTTGATTATGCTGATATCCCAGGCTTTGAAAAGCGCGAAGATACTATCATCTATGAAGTGCATGTACGTGACTTCACGTCTGACCCGAATATCGGCGAGGACCTGAAAGTCCAGTTCGGTACATTTGCTTCTTTTGTAGAAAAACTGGATTACATTCAGGAGTTAGGTGTCACTCACATTCAATTGTTGCCTGTGATGAGTTATTACTTCAGCAATGAATTGGAGTCTGGGGAGCGCATGCTGGAGTATGCTTCTACCAACACCAACTATAACTGGGGCTATGATCCGCACAGTTATTTCTCTTTATCCGGTATGTACTCGGAGAATCCTGAGGACCCGGAACTGAGAATCAAAGAATTCAAGAATCTGATCAACGAGATTCATAAGCGCGACATGGGTGTGGTACTCGATGTGGTGTTCAACCATACGGCACAGGTCCACATTTTCGAGGACCTTGTACCAAACTACTATCACTTCATGGATGCTGATGGAACGCCTAGAACAAGCTTTGGGGGCGGTCGTCTAGGAACGACTCATGAAATGTCCCGCCGTGTGCTGGTGGATTCCATCAAGCACTGGGTCGACGAGTACAAAGTGGATGGATTCCGTTTTGACATGATGGGAGACCATGATGCAGAAAGTATTCAGATCGCTTTTGACGAAGCGAAAAAATTGAACCCGAATATCGTGATGATCGGGGAAGGCTGGGTAACATTTGCCGGTGACGAAGGCGAACCGGTCCAAGCGGCTGATCAGCAATGGATGCAATATACGGAAGCGGTCGGAAGCTTCTCCGACGAATTCCGTAACGAACTGAAATCCGGCTTCGGAAGCGAAGGACAGCCACGATTCATCACAGGTGGCGCGCGCAACGTGCAACAAATTTTCGATAACATTAAAGCACAGCCGTATAACTTTGAAGCGGATCAACCAGGCGATGTGGTCCAATACATTGAGGCGCATGACAACCTGACGCTATACGATGTCATCGCACAATCTATTAAAAAAGATCCGGAAATCGCGGAAAACGACTTGGAAATTCATAAGCGTATCCGCGTGGGTAATGCAATGGTACTGACTTCTCAAGGAACGGCGTTCTTGCATGCTGGACAAGAGTTTGGACGTACGAAGCAATGGAGAGCACCTGCAACAGAGGCACCATACAAATCTACGTATATGACAGATTCTGAAGGCAACCCGTTCGTCTATCCTTATTTCATTCACGATTCCTATGATTCCTCGGATATCATCAATCGTTTTGATTGGGAAAAGGCGACAGATGCTGAGAAATACCCTGTTAACAATGTGACACGTGACTACACGAAAGGCTTGATCGAGCTGCGTCGTTCAACTGATGCCTTCCGCTTGGGCTCTCGTGAGTTGGTAGATTCCAACGTAACGATGGTGAAGGCACCTGAAATCAAGGAGCAAGACCTGGTTGTTGCATACCGTAGCGTGTCGACTGCTGGTGTGGAATATTACACATTCGTGAATGCTGATACTTCTAGTAGAACATTGACGTTAGAGCAGGATCTGACGGACGGTGTGGTAGTAGTCGATGCGGATGAAGCTGGTATGGCTGGAGTATCAGCGCCTTCAGGTTTTGAGCTGACAGCAAAAGGCATAACGATGGAACCATTGACGACTGTAGTCATTCGCGTTGGCGAGCAGGAAGGGATGGACCCTGGTGATGGGGACGGAACTCCTGGGGACGGTGATGGCGATGGTAACACTCCTCCAGGCAACGGAAATGGAAACAAGCCGGGGACACCACCAGGCAAAGGTGGAGAGAACCCTGGCAAAGGCAGTGAAAAAGGAAAAGGCAAGAACGATAAGACACCACCGGGTAAAGGTGGGGAGAACCCAGGTAAGGGGAACAAGCTTCCCTATACAGCAACTTCTTCTTATAATAATATGCTGCTTGGAACGGTAATGCTGGTTTTTGGTGGAGTGTTGTTCTTTTGGAGAAGAAGAGTGGAATTGAAAGAAAGAGCCTGA
- a CDS encoding DUF4064 domain-containing protein, with translation MKRTAEIVMTVIAVIISGITALFGLLMNFGLSSPEFTQMMEEEMAADPAVEEMDMAAFMDMLALAGPTWIAVGILSLILGVIGIIALKGNKKPVLAGIMLILAALVIGVGTFGLGFIPAILYLIAGIMAFARKPKVTEQHI, from the coding sequence ATGAAACGTACAGCAGAAATAGTAATGACTGTTATCGCAGTAATTATCAGTGGTATTACAGCACTTTTCGGATTATTGATGAATTTTGGTCTGTCCAGTCCTGAATTTACACAGATGATGGAAGAAGAAATGGCAGCCGACCCGGCGGTGGAAGAAATGGACATGGCAGCATTCATGGACATGTTGGCATTAGCAGGCCCAACTTGGATCGCTGTAGGAATTCTCTCTTTAATACTTGGCGTAATTGGAATTATCGCTCTCAAAGGTAACAAAAAGCCAGTGCTTGCCGGAATCATGCTGATCTTGGCTGCACTTGTCATCGGAGTCGGAACATTTGGATTGGGATTCATTCCAGCAATTCTTTACTTGATCGCGGGTATCATGGCGTTTGCACGCAAACCTAAAGTGACAGAACAGCATATCTAA
- a CDS encoding VOC family protein, with protein sequence MNLTGIHHIAIICSNYEKSKDFYTNLMGFPIIREVYREERNSYKLDLSLPDGTQLELFSFPEAPTRPSYPEAQGLRHLAFRTPDIVATVEELERKGVKVEPIRIDEHTNSKFTFFKDPDGLPIELYEN encoded by the coding sequence ATGAATCTGACGGGCATACACCATATCGCCATCATTTGTTCCAACTATGAAAAGTCCAAAGATTTTTACACCAATCTGATGGGATTTCCTATAATCCGTGAGGTGTATAGGGAGGAGCGGAACTCCTATAAACTGGATCTCAGCCTCCCCGATGGCACTCAGTTGGAACTATTTTCTTTTCCGGAGGCACCGACTAGGCCAAGCTACCCCGAAGCGCAGGGTCTTCGGCATTTGGCATTTCGAACTCCGGATATCGTAGCGACAGTAGAGGAACTGGAAAGAAAGGGTGTAAAGGTCGAACCGATAAGAATAGACGAACACACCAACAGCAAGTTCACATTCTTTAAAGATCCGGATGGCTTGCCTATTGAACTATACGAAAATTAG